In a genomic window of Streptomyces katrae:
- a CDS encoding TerD family protein, protein MGFFDGFFDGIRGARAMQFDSGNASSNAIELTKRQPTVSLTKQQAVHGNLRVNLSWRMRTSDIGGGSGQSGRLFRHPFKLFKPDMVQAHTQGMVNVDLDMGCLYELTDGTRGAVQPLGNLLGDLNDPPYVKLSGDDRFGSPSGETLYVNLDHADQIKRLLVFVYIYDQTPAFDRTHALVTLYPTAGPRIEIPLEERHPQARSCAVVSLQNVKGELIVRREVKFVYGFQAELDRLYGWGLQWGRGYKTKA, encoded by the coding sequence ATGGGGTTCTTCGACGGGTTCTTCGACGGGATCAGGGGCGCCCGCGCCATGCAGTTCGACTCGGGCAACGCCTCGTCGAACGCCATCGAGCTGACCAAACGGCAGCCGACGGTATCGCTCACCAAACAGCAGGCCGTCCACGGCAACCTGCGGGTCAACCTCTCCTGGCGGATGCGCACCTCGGACATAGGGGGCGGCTCCGGCCAGAGCGGCCGGCTCTTCCGCCACCCGTTCAAGCTGTTCAAGCCCGACATGGTGCAGGCCCACACCCAGGGCATGGTCAACGTCGACCTCGACATGGGCTGCCTGTACGAGCTGACGGACGGCACCCGCGGCGCCGTGCAGCCGCTGGGCAACCTGCTCGGCGACCTCAACGACCCGCCGTACGTGAAGCTCAGCGGGGACGACCGGTTCGGCTCCCCCTCGGGGGAGACCCTCTACGTCAACCTCGACCATGCCGACCAGATCAAACGGCTGCTGGTCTTCGTCTACATCTATGACCAGACCCCGGCCTTCGACCGCACCCACGCCCTGGTCACCCTCTACCCGACCGCCGGCCCGAGGATCGAGATCCCGCTGGAGGAACGCCACCCGCAGGCCCGCTCCTGTGCGGTGGTCTCCCTGCAGAACGTCAAGGGCGAGCTGATCGTCCGCCGCGAGGTGAAGTTCGTGTACGGGTTCCAGGCCGAGCTCGACCGGCTGTACGGCTGGGGGCTCCAGTGGGGGCGGGGCTACAAGACCAAGGCCTGA
- a CDS encoding MFS transporter, with product MTVAKESSPSPVRAGLRGHPWLTLFAVAIGVMMVTLDGTIVAVANPAIQKDLGASLAEVQWITNGYLLALAVSLITAGKLGDRFGHRQTFLIGIAGFGLSSAVIGLSSGVGLVIGFRVAQGLFGALLMPAALGLLRATFPAEKLNMAIGIWGMVIGASTAAGPIVGGLLVEHVSWQSVFFINVPVGIVALVFGLFILLDHRAENAPRSFDLPGIVLLSAAMFSLIWALIKAAEWGWGDLRTVLFLLASLVCFVLFAFWETRVAEPLIPLGMFRSPALSAGTVLMVLMAFAFMGGLFFVTFYLQNVHGMSPVDSGLRLLPLTGMMIIGSPLAGAAITKAGPRVPLVAGMVATAVACFGMSRLTPDTGTLTMSLWFALLGLGLAPVMVGATEVIVGNAPLELSGVAGGLQQAAMQVGGSLGTAVLGAVMAAEVSDTFGDNWQRASLPPLTPEQLELAEKGVQVGIAPVPPGAPEPVAQAVSSVAHETFVSGMSTAFTCAAVVAVLAAVVACFTKRGENAEAGAGAAHI from the coding sequence ATCACCGTCGCCAAGGAATCGAGTCCGTCACCGGTCCGCGCCGGTCTGCGCGGGCACCCGTGGCTCACGCTGTTCGCCGTGGCGATCGGCGTCATGATGGTCACCCTCGACGGCACGATCGTCGCCGTCGCCAACCCCGCGATCCAGAAGGACCTCGGCGCCAGTCTGGCCGAGGTGCAGTGGATCACCAACGGCTACCTGCTGGCCCTCGCGGTCTCCCTGATCACCGCCGGCAAGCTGGGCGACCGCTTCGGACACCGCCAGACCTTCCTCATAGGCATCGCCGGCTTCGGGCTCTCCTCGGCGGTGATCGGCCTGTCCAGCGGGGTCGGGCTCGTCATCGGCTTCCGCGTCGCCCAGGGCCTCTTCGGCGCCCTGCTGATGCCGGCCGCCCTCGGCCTGCTGCGCGCCACCTTCCCCGCTGAGAAGCTCAACATGGCCATCGGCATCTGGGGCATGGTCATCGGCGCCTCGACCGCCGCCGGGCCCATCGTCGGCGGCCTGCTCGTGGAGCACGTCAGCTGGCAGTCCGTCTTCTTCATCAACGTGCCCGTCGGCATCGTCGCGCTCGTCTTCGGGCTGTTCATCCTGCTCGACCACCGCGCCGAGAACGCCCCGCGCTCCTTCGACCTGCCGGGCATCGTGCTGCTGTCGGCCGCGATGTTCTCCCTGATCTGGGCGCTGATCAAGGCCGCCGAGTGGGGCTGGGGCGACCTGCGGACGGTGCTCTTCCTCCTCGCTTCCCTGGTGTGCTTCGTCCTCTTCGCCTTCTGGGAGACCCGGGTCGCCGAGCCGCTGATCCCGCTCGGCATGTTCCGCTCGCCGGCGCTGTCCGCGGGCACGGTGCTGATGGTGCTGATGGCCTTCGCCTTCATGGGCGGGCTGTTCTTCGTCACCTTCTACCTGCAGAACGTGCACGGGATGAGCCCGGTCGACAGCGGCCTGCGCCTGCTGCCGCTCACCGGCATGATGATCATCGGCTCGCCGCTGGCCGGCGCCGCCATCACGAAGGCCGGACCGCGCGTCCCCCTCGTCGCCGGCATGGTCGCCACGGCCGTCGCCTGCTTCGGGATGTCCCGCCTCACCCCGGACACCGGCACGCTCACCATGTCCCTGTGGTTCGCCCTCCTCGGCCTGGGCCTCGCCCCCGTCATGGTCGGCGCCACCGAGGTCATCGTCGGCAACGCCCCGCTGGAGCTGTCCGGCGTGGCCGGCGGCCTCCAGCAGGCCGCCATGCAGGTGGGCGGCAGCCTCGGCACGGCCGTCCTCGGAGCGGTCATGGCGGCCGAGGTCAGTGACACGTTCGGGGACAACTGGCAGCGGGCGAGCCTGCCCCCGCTCACCCCCGAGCAGCTGGAACTCGCCGAGAAGGGCGTCCAGGTCGGCATCGCCCCCGTTCCGCCCGGGGCTCCCGAGCCGGTCGCCCAGGCCGTCTCCTCCGTGGCCCACGAGACCTTCGTGTCCGGTATGAGCACGGCCTTCACCTGCGCCGCAGTGGTCGCGGTCCTCGCCGCGGTCGTCGCCTGCTTCACCAAGCGCGGCGAGAACGCCGAGGCCGGAGCAGGTGCGGCCCACATCTGA
- a CDS encoding DUF475 domain-containing protein — MVLKTFGWSFAVTALGLVAAVFYGGWTAFGIVAILSILEISLSFDNAVVNAGILKKMNAFWQKIFLTVGVLIAVFGMRLVFPVVIVAISAKIGPLDAVDLAMTDKEMYKQLVTDAHPSIAAFGGMFLLMIFLDFIFEDRDIKWLAWLERPLAKLGKIDMLSACIALIVLVITSMTFATQAHQHGGAHVDKAQTVLVSGILGLITYMIVGGLSGYFENKLEEEEEAEHEAEEAAKRSGKPVSAVAMAGKAAFFMFLYLEVLDASFSFDGVIGAFAITNDIVLMALGLGIGAMYVRSLTVYLVRQGTLDDYVYLEHGAHYAIGALAVILLVTIQHEINEVITGLVGVVLIAWSFWSSVRRNKRLAAEGGDGETAEVSAGV; from the coding sequence GTGGTTCTCAAAACCTTCGGCTGGTCGTTCGCAGTCACTGCGCTCGGTCTGGTCGCAGCGGTGTTCTACGGGGGGTGGACCGCTTTTGGGATCGTGGCGATCCTGTCGATCCTCGAAATCTCGCTGTCCTTCGACAACGCGGTGGTCAACGCCGGAATCCTGAAGAAGATGAATGCCTTCTGGCAGAAGATCTTCCTCACGGTCGGCGTGCTCATCGCCGTGTTCGGCATGCGCCTGGTCTTCCCCGTCGTGATCGTCGCGATCAGCGCCAAGATCGGACCGCTCGACGCGGTCGACCTCGCGATGACCGACAAGGAGATGTACAAGCAGCTCGTCACGGACGCCCACCCGTCCATCGCCGCCTTCGGCGGCATGTTCCTGCTGATGATCTTCCTCGACTTCATCTTCGAGGACCGTGACATCAAGTGGCTCGCCTGGCTGGAGCGCCCGCTCGCCAAGCTCGGCAAGATCGACATGCTGTCCGCGTGCATCGCGCTGATCGTCCTGGTCATCACCTCGATGACCTTCGCCACCCAGGCCCACCAGCACGGCGGCGCCCACGTGGACAAGGCGCAGACCGTCCTGGTCTCCGGCATCCTCGGCCTGATCACCTACATGATCGTCGGCGGCCTCTCCGGCTACTTCGAGAACAAGCTCGAGGAAGAGGAGGAGGCCGAGCACGAGGCGGAGGAAGCCGCCAAGAGGAGCGGCAAGCCCGTCTCGGCCGTCGCGATGGCCGGCAAGGCCGCGTTCTTCATGTTCCTCTACCTCGAGGTCCTCGACGCGTCCTTCTCCTTCGACGGGGTCATCGGCGCCTTCGCCATCACCAACGACATCGTGCTCATGGCCCTCGGCCTCGGCATCGGCGCCATGTACGTCCGCTCGCTCACGGTCTACCTGGTCCGCCAGGGCACCCTGGACGACTACGTTTACCTGGAGCACGGCGCGCACTACGCCATCGGCGCCCTCGCCGTGATCCTGCTCGTCACCATCCAGCACGAGATCAACGAGGTCATCACCGGCCTCGTCGGCGTCGTGCTGATCGCCTGGTCCTTCTGGTCCTCCGTGCGCCGCAACAAGCGGCTGGCGGCCGAGGGCGGCGACGGGGAGACGGCGGAGGTCAGCGCCGGGGTGTGA
- a CDS encoding potassium channel family protein produces MKETSRQARWERRTQVPLLVLAVAFAVAYAVPIVAPDAGEGVHRACTHAEWAVWAAFAVDYVVRLGLSGNRMVFVRTHWLDLAAVVLPLVQPLRLLRLVATLMLVGRRARMAPQIRLTTYVAGAVVGLLMFGSLAVLSVERDAPNGNIKNLGDAVWWSFTTMTTVGYGDHSPTTGLGRVLAVGLMLSGIALLGVVTANIAAWFIARFERDDQVERLQLAAVRELQEEVRALRAEVARLGHGSRCAMPAQAAQGPEPAAGQAGPTAPTP; encoded by the coding sequence ATGAAGGAAACCTCCCGCCAGGCGCGGTGGGAGCGCCGTACTCAGGTCCCCCTGCTGGTGCTCGCCGTGGCCTTCGCCGTCGCCTACGCCGTGCCGATCGTCGCGCCGGACGCCGGAGAGGGGGTGCACCGGGCCTGCACCCATGCGGAGTGGGCGGTGTGGGCGGCGTTCGCGGTGGACTACGTGGTGCGGCTGGGGCTGTCGGGGAACCGGATGGTCTTCGTACGGACGCACTGGCTGGACCTGGCCGCGGTGGTGCTGCCGCTGGTGCAGCCGCTGCGGCTGCTGCGGCTGGTGGCGACCCTGATGCTGGTGGGGCGGCGGGCGCGGATGGCCCCGCAGATCCGGCTCACCACGTACGTGGCGGGCGCCGTGGTGGGGCTGCTGATGTTCGGTTCCCTCGCGGTGCTGAGCGTGGAACGGGACGCGCCCAACGGGAACATCAAGAACCTGGGCGACGCGGTGTGGTGGTCCTTCACCACCATGACCACCGTCGGGTACGGGGACCACTCCCCCACCACCGGGCTGGGCCGGGTCCTGGCGGTGGGGCTGATGCTGTCGGGGATCGCCCTGCTCGGTGTGGTGACCGCCAACATCGCCGCCTGGTTCATCGCCCGTTTCGAGCGCGACGACCAGGTGGAGCGGCTGCAGCTGGCGGCCGTCCGGGAGCTCCAGGAGGAGGTGCGGGCGCTGCGGGCCGAGGTCGCGCGGCTGGGCCACGGATCCCGGTGCGCGATGCCCGCCCAGGCCGCCCAGGGCCCCGAGCCGGCCGCTGGTCAGGCGGGGCCTACCGCTCCCACACCTTGA
- a CDS encoding TerD family protein, with translation MGVTLAKGGNVSLSKQAPNLTRVLIGLGWDARSTTGADFDLDASALLCRDGRVLGDQYFVFYNNLKSPEGSVEHTGDNLTGEGEGDDESIIVDLTKVPAQVDKIVFPVSIHEADSRRQSFGQVSNAFIRVVNMADDQELARYDLTEDASSETAMIFGEVYRYGGEWKFRAVGQGYASGLRGIALDFGVNVS, from the coding sequence ATGGGCGTCACACTCGCCAAGGGGGGCAACGTCTCCCTCTCCAAGCAGGCACCGAACCTCACCCGGGTTCTGATCGGGCTCGGATGGGACGCGCGCTCCACCACGGGGGCCGACTTCGACCTCGACGCCAGCGCGCTGCTCTGCCGTGACGGCCGGGTGCTCGGCGACCAGTACTTCGTCTTCTACAACAACCTCAAGAGCCCCGAGGGCTCCGTCGAACACACCGGCGACAACCTCACCGGCGAGGGTGAGGGCGACGACGAGTCGATCATCGTGGACCTCACCAAGGTCCCGGCCCAGGTCGACAAGATCGTCTTCCCGGTCTCCATCCACGAGGCGGACAGTCGCCGGCAGAGCTTCGGCCAGGTCAGCAACGCCTTCATCCGTGTGGTGAACATGGCGGACGACCAGGAACTGGCCCGCTACGACCTGACCGAGGACGCCTCCAGCGAAACGGCGATGATCTTCGGTGAGGTCTACCGCTACGGGGGCGAATGGAAGTTCCGGGCGGTGGGACAGGGGTACGCGTCGGGGCTGCGGGGCATCGCTCTAGACTTCGGGGTCAACGTTTCGTAA
- a CDS encoding peroxiredoxin: protein MAIEVGTKAPDFELKDNHGATVRLSDFRGEKAVVLLFYPFAFTGVCTGELCELRDQLPRFQNDDVQLLAVSNDSVPTLRVFADQEGLEYPLLSDFWPHGETSRAYGVFDEEKGCAVRGTFVIDKDGVVRWSVVNGLPDARDLNEYIKALDSL from the coding sequence ATGGCGATCGAGGTCGGAACCAAGGCCCCGGACTTCGAGCTCAAGGACAACCACGGCGCCACCGTGCGGCTGTCCGACTTCCGGGGGGAGAAGGCCGTCGTGCTGCTCTTCTACCCGTTCGCCTTCACCGGCGTGTGCACCGGCGAGCTCTGCGAGCTGCGCGACCAGCTGCCCCGCTTCCAGAACGACGACGTCCAGCTGCTGGCCGTCTCGAACGACTCCGTGCCGACCCTGCGCGTCTTCGCCGACCAGGAGGGCCTGGAGTACCCGCTGCTGTCCGACTTCTGGCCGCACGGCGAGACCTCCCGCGCCTACGGCGTCTTCGACGAGGAGAAGGGCTGCGCGGTCCGCGGCACCTTCGTCATCGACAAGGACGGAGTCGTGCGCTGGAGCGTCGTCAACGGGCTGCCCGACGCGCGTGACCTGAACGAGTACATCAAGGCCCTCGACAGCCTCTGA
- a CDS encoding TetR family transcriptional regulator, with translation MTDERPARAAGLRERKKRRTRDALLRAALLLFISQGYEHTTVDEITETVEVSQRTFFRYFANKEEVAFAVQDLVESHFVAALAARPAGEPPLEAMRRAVLAAWDTLDEALSEVVPVDLYMQAYRLIESTPALLAVHLRRSTELEERIARLIAEREGLDLDADPRPRIAVAAFCGVMRVTGRLWGQGEDVSVTAIRQMTETYLGQIGPALAEDWRRPAAADGA, from the coding sequence ATGACCGACGAGCGGCCCGCCCGGGCGGCCGGACTGCGCGAGCGCAAGAAGCGGCGCACCCGGGACGCGCTGCTGCGCGCCGCGCTGCTCCTGTTCATCTCGCAGGGCTACGAGCACACCACCGTCGACGAGATCACCGAGACGGTCGAGGTCTCCCAGCGCACCTTCTTCCGCTATTTCGCGAACAAGGAGGAGGTCGCCTTCGCCGTCCAGGACCTGGTCGAGTCGCACTTCGTCGCCGCGCTGGCCGCCCGCCCGGCCGGCGAGCCGCCGCTGGAGGCCATGCGGCGCGCGGTGCTCGCCGCATGGGACACCCTCGACGAAGCCCTCTCCGAGGTGGTCCCCGTCGACCTGTACATGCAGGCCTACCGGCTGATCGAGTCCACCCCGGCCCTGCTCGCCGTCCACCTGCGGCGCTCCACCGAGCTGGAGGAGCGGATCGCCCGGCTGATCGCCGAACGCGAGGGGCTCGACCTCGACGCCGACCCGCGGCCGCGGATCGCCGTCGCCGCGTTCTGCGGGGTGATGCGGGTCACCGGGCGGCTCTGGGGGCAGGGCGAGGACGTCAGCGTGACCGCGATCCGGCAGATGACGGAGACCTACCTCGGCCAGATCGGCCCCGCCCTGGCCGAGGACTGGCGCCGCCCGGCGGCCGCCGACGGGGCCTGA
- a CDS encoding peptidase inhibitor family I36 protein has translation MRTWSTARVTTLAAALLAACALVPSTATGAHAASPPCATGELCLWAKPDFKGTKQTYDLSTLDINSCTALPPKAGFQSLVNRTGRPVTTYQSAECAETGEFQTYPGDGVWLPQSPYQVRAFKVWER, from the coding sequence ATGCGTACGTGGAGCACCGCACGCGTCACCACCCTCGCCGCCGCCCTCCTGGCCGCCTGCGCCCTCGTCCCGTCCACCGCCACCGGAGCGCACGCCGCCTCCCCGCCCTGCGCCACGGGAGAGCTGTGCCTGTGGGCGAAACCCGACTTCAAGGGCACCAAGCAGACCTACGACCTCAGCACCCTCGACATCAACAGCTGCACCGCCCTGCCGCCCAAGGCCGGCTTCCAGTCGCTGGTCAACCGCACCGGGCGCCCGGTGACCACGTACCAGTCGGCCGAGTGCGCGGAGACCGGCGAGTTCCAGACCTACCCGGGCGACGGGGTCTGGCTGCCCCAGTCCCCCTACCAGGTCAGGGCGTTCAAGGTGTGGGAGCGGTAG
- the aceE gene encoding pyruvate dehydrogenase (acetyl-transferring), homodimeric type, translating into MASASDRNPIIIGGLPSQVPDFDPEETKEWLDSLDAAVDERGRERARYLMLRLIERAREKRVAVPEMRSTDYVNTIATKDEPFFPGNEEIERKVLNATRWNAAVMVSRAQRPGIGVGGHIATFASSASLYDVGFNHFFRGKDEGDGGDQIFFQGHASPGIYARAYLLDRLTEQQLDAFRQEKSKAPYGLSSYPHPRLMPDFWEFPTVSMGLGPLGAIYQARMNRYMEARGIADTSKSHVWAYLGDGEMDEPESLGQLSIAAREGLDNLTFVVNCNLQRLDGPVRGNGKIIQELESIFRGAGWNVIKLIWDRSWDPLLAQDRDGILVNKMNSTPDGQFQTYATESGAYIREHFFGGDQRLRAMVENMTDRQIQHLGRGGHDHKKVYAAYAAAKAHKGQPTVILAQTVKGWTLGPNFEGRNATHQMKKLTVDDLKRFRDRLHIPITDAQLENGAPPYYHPGRNSPEIQYMHDQRSAHGGYVPTRVVRAKPLALPDDKAYAAAKKGSGHQSIATTMAFVRILKDLMRDKEIGKRFVLIAPDEYRTFGMDAFFPSAKIYNPLGQQYEAVDRDLLLAYKESPTGQMLHDGISEAGCTASLIAAGSAYATHGEPLIPVYVFYSMFGFQRTGDQFWQMADQLARGFVLGATAGRTTLTGEGLQHADGHSQLLASTNPACVAYDPAYGYEIAHIVKDGLRRMYGPTETNEPGEDVFYYLTVYNEPIQHPAEPADVDVEGILKGIHRISQGTSGAVGAQLMASGVAVPWALEAQRILAEEWNVRADVWSATSWNELRREAVAVEEHNLLHPEEEQRVPYVTRKLSGAEGPFVAVSDWMRAVPDQISRWVPGTYTSLGADGFGFADTRGAARRFFHIDAQSVVLATLTELAREGKIDRSALKQAIDRYQLLDVAAADPGAAGGDA; encoded by the coding sequence GTGGCTTCCGCATCCGATCGCAATCCGATCATCATTGGCGGCCTGCCGAGCCAGGTCCCGGACTTCGATCCGGAGGAGACCAAGGAGTGGCTCGACTCCCTGGACGCCGCCGTCGACGAGCGGGGCCGTGAGCGCGCCCGCTACCTGATGCTGCGACTGATCGAGCGGGCCCGCGAGAAGCGCGTGGCCGTCCCCGAGATGCGCTCCACGGACTACGTCAACACCATCGCCACCAAGGACGAGCCCTTCTTCCCCGGCAACGAGGAGATCGAGCGCAAGGTCCTCAACGCCACCCGCTGGAACGCGGCCGTCATGGTCTCGCGCGCCCAGCGCCCCGGCATCGGCGTCGGCGGCCACATCGCGACCTTCGCCTCCTCCGCCTCCCTCTACGACGTGGGCTTCAACCACTTCTTCCGGGGCAAGGACGAGGGCGACGGCGGCGACCAGATCTTCTTCCAGGGCCACGCCTCCCCCGGCATCTACGCCCGCGCCTACCTCCTGGACCGGCTCACCGAGCAGCAGCTCGACGCGTTCCGCCAGGAGAAGTCGAAGGCCCCGTACGGCCTGTCGAGCTACCCGCACCCGCGGCTGATGCCCGACTTCTGGGAGTTCCCGACCGTCTCGATGGGCCTCGGCCCGCTCGGTGCGATCTACCAGGCCCGGATGAACCGGTACATGGAGGCGCGCGGGATCGCCGACACCTCCAAGTCCCACGTTTGGGCGTACCTCGGCGACGGCGAGATGGACGAGCCGGAGTCGCTGGGCCAGCTCTCGATCGCGGCTCGCGAGGGCCTGGACAACCTGACCTTCGTGGTCAACTGCAACCTCCAGCGCCTCGACGGCCCGGTCCGCGGCAACGGCAAGATCATCCAGGAGCTGGAGTCGATCTTCCGCGGCGCCGGCTGGAACGTCATCAAGCTGATCTGGGACCGCTCCTGGGACCCGCTGCTGGCCCAGGACCGCGACGGCATCCTGGTCAACAAGATGAACTCCACCCCGGACGGGCAGTTCCAGACCTACGCCACCGAGTCGGGCGCGTACATCCGCGAGCACTTCTTCGGCGGGGACCAGCGGCTGCGCGCGATGGTCGAGAACATGACCGACCGGCAGATCCAGCACCTGGGCCGCGGCGGCCACGACCACAAGAAGGTCTACGCGGCCTACGCGGCGGCCAAGGCCCACAAGGGCCAGCCGACGGTGATCCTCGCGCAGACGGTCAAGGGCTGGACCCTCGGCCCGAACTTCGAGGGCCGCAACGCGACGCACCAGATGAAGAAGCTGACGGTCGACGACCTCAAGCGCTTCCGCGACCGCCTGCACATCCCGATCACCGACGCGCAGCTGGAGAACGGCGCCCCGCCGTACTACCACCCGGGCCGCAACTCGCCCGAGATCCAGTACATGCACGACCAGCGCAGCGCCCACGGCGGCTACGTGCCCACCCGCGTGGTGCGCGCCAAGCCCCTGGCGCTGCCGGACGACAAGGCCTACGCGGCGGCCAAGAAGGGCTCGGGCCACCAGTCGATCGCGACCACGATGGCCTTCGTCCGCATCCTGAAGGACCTGATGCGGGACAAGGAGATCGGCAAGCGCTTCGTGCTGATCGCGCCCGACGAGTACCGCACCTTCGGCATGGACGCCTTCTTCCCGAGCGCCAAGATCTACAACCCGCTGGGGCAGCAGTACGAGGCGGTCGACCGCGACCTGCTCCTGGCGTACAAGGAGTCCCCGACCGGCCAGATGCTGCACGACGGCATCTCGGAGGCCGGCTGCACGGCCTCGCTGATCGCCGCCGGCTCGGCGTACGCGACGCACGGGGAGCCGCTGATCCCGGTCTACGTCTTCTACTCGATGTTCGGTTTCCAGCGCACGGGTGACCAGTTCTGGCAGATGGCCGACCAGCTGGCGCGCGGTTTCGTCCTGGGCGCGACCGCCGGCCGGACCACCCTGACGGGTGAGGGCCTCCAGCACGCCGACGGCCACTCCCAGCTGCTGGCGTCGACCAACCCGGCGTGCGTGGCGTACGACCCGGCCTACGGCTACGAGATCGCGCACATCGTCAAGGACGGCCTGCGGCGCATGTACGGCCCGACCGAGACGAACGAGCCCGGCGAGGACGTCTTCTACTACCTGACGGTCTACAACGAGCCGATCCAGCACCCGGCCGAGCCGGCCGACGTGGACGTCGAGGGCATCCTCAAGGGCATCCACCGCATCTCGCAGGGCACCTCGGGCGCCGTCGGGGCGCAGCTGATGGCCTCGGGCGTGGCGGTGCCGTGGGCGCTGGAGGCGCAGCGGATCCTCGCCGAGGAGTGGAACGTCCGGGCGGACGTCTGGTCGGCGACCTCCTGGAACGAGCTGCGCCGCGAGGCCGTCGCGGTGGAGGAGCACAACCTGCTCCACCCGGAGGAGGAGCAGCGCGTCCCGTACGTGACCCGGAAGCTGTCGGGTGCGGAGGGTCCGTTCGTGGCGGTCTCGGACTGGATGCGCGCGGTGCCGGACCAGATCTCGCGCTGGGTGCCGGGCACGTACACCTCGCTGGGCGCGGACGGTTTCGGCTTCGCCGACACGCGCGGCGCGGCGCGGCGCTTCTTCCACATCGACGCGCAGTCGGTGGTCCTGGCGACGCTGACGGAGCTGGCCCGTGAGGGGAAGATCGACCGTTCGGCGCTGAAGCAGGCCATCGACCGGTACCAGCTGCTGGACGTCGCGGCCGCCGACCCGGGCGCGGCGGGCGGGGACGCGTAG
- a CDS encoding TerD family protein — translation MGVSLSKGGNVSLTKAAPNLTAVIVGLGWDARTTTGVDFDLDASAILTNDQGKVATDSNFVFFNNLKSPDGSVEHTGDNLTGEGEGDDEAIKVNLAGVPADVAKIVFPVSIYEAESRQQSFGQVRNAYIRVVNQADNSELARYDLSEDASTETAMVFGELYRNGAEWKFRAIGQGYASGLRGIAQDFGVNV, via the coding sequence GTGGGAGTCAGCCTCAGCAAGGGCGGCAACGTCTCGCTGACCAAGGCCGCGCCCAACCTGACGGCGGTCATCGTCGGTCTGGGCTGGGACGCCCGCACCACCACCGGTGTCGACTTCGACCTCGACGCCAGCGCGATCCTGACCAACGACCAGGGCAAGGTCGCCACCGACTCGAACTTCGTGTTCTTCAACAACCTGAAGAGCCCGGACGGTTCGGTCGAGCACACCGGTGACAACCTGACCGGCGAGGGCGAGGGCGACGACGAGGCGATCAAGGTCAACCTCGCAGGCGTCCCGGCCGATGTGGCCAAGATCGTCTTCCCGGTCTCCATCTACGAGGCCGAGAGCCGCCAGCAGAGCTTCGGCCAGGTCCGCAACGCGTACATCCGCGTGGTGAACCAGGCCGACAACAGCGAGCTCGCCCGCTACGACCTCTCCGAGGACGCCTCCACCGAGACCGCCATGGTCTTCGGCGAGCTGTACCGCAACGGCGCGGAGTGGAAGTTCCGTGCCATCGGCCAGGGCTACGCCTCGGGTCTGCGCGGCATCGCGCAGGACTTCGGCGTCAACGTCTGA
- a CDS encoding DUF3052 domain-containing protein, translating to MSATADHAESLAARLGFQSEQVVQEIGYDEDVDQEFRNTVEALVSELADEDYDDVADAVLLWFRDEDGDLTDALVDATELVEDGALILLLTPKTGRDGYVEASDISEAAETAGLSLAKGLPVGKEWTSTKLVTPKAAKSKR from the coding sequence GTGAGCGCGACCGCGGACCACGCGGAGAGCCTGGCCGCCCGGCTGGGTTTCCAGTCCGAACAGGTGGTCCAGGAGATCGGCTACGACGAGGACGTCGATCAGGAATTCCGCAACACCGTCGAGGCCCTCGTCAGTGAGCTCGCCGACGAGGACTACGACGACGTCGCCGACGCGGTGCTGCTGTGGTTCCGCGACGAGGACGGCGACCTGACGGACGCCCTGGTCGATGCGACCGAGCTGGTCGAGGACGGCGCACTGATCCTGCTGCTGACCCCCAAGACGGGCCGTGACGGCTACGTGGAGGCCAGCGACATCAGCGAGGCCGCCGAGACGGCCGGCCTCTCGCTGGCCAAGGGCCTGCCCGTCGGCAAGGAGTGGACCTCCACCAAGCTGGTGACGCCGAAGGCCGCCAAGTCCAAGCGCTGA